A window from Armatimonadota bacterium encodes these proteins:
- a CDS encoding substrate-binding domain-containing protein has protein sequence MVVVKIAGIPWFNRMAVGVEKAGKELGIKASLVGPATADAAAQVAMVEDLVNRGVAAIAVVPTDAKALAPVFTRARQKKIAILTHESPFETAAIDWDVETIDSDAYGRLAVDEMVRGLQGIGAKCSQASPCGFVMLVGGLTVPLHNYWADVALKYVKDKHPTLKELTSRLPTAESVEDSRRAVLDLSKTYGDKLNGVIGWGSLGPLGAAAAVREKGLKNKVVVGGSAIPSSAVTYLTDGSMKWAQLWDPADAGFAMVYIAKQMIDGKKITAGMQIPGIGTTAIKGKVISASKILLMRTAEDAKKAGF, from the coding sequence GTGGTGGTGGTCAAGATTGCCGGAATCCCCTGGTTCAACAGGATGGCCGTGGGCGTGGAGAAGGCGGGCAAGGAGCTTGGCATAAAGGCCTCCCTCGTCGGGCCCGCCACGGCCGACGCCGCGGCGCAGGTGGCCATGGTCGAGGACCTGGTGAACAGGGGGGTGGCGGCTATCGCCGTCGTCCCCACCGACGCCAAGGCGCTGGCCCCCGTTTTCACCCGCGCCCGCCAGAAGAAGATCGCCATTCTCACCCACGAGTCGCCGTTCGAAACTGCGGCCATCGACTGGGATGTAGAGACCATCGACAGCGACGCCTACGGGCGCCTGGCTGTGGACGAGATGGTACGGGGCCTGCAGGGAATCGGCGCCAAGTGCTCGCAGGCCAGCCCCTGCGGATTCGTGATGCTGGTGGGCGGTCTGACCGTTCCCCTGCACAACTACTGGGCGGACGTCGCGTTGAAGTACGTCAAGGACAAGCATCCTACGCTGAAGGAGCTCACCTCCCGACTGCCCACGGCAGAGAGCGTGGAGGATTCGCGCCGCGCGGTCCTGGACCTCTCCAAGACTTATGGCGACAAGCTCAACGGGGTGATCGGATGGGGAAGCCTCGGGCCCCTGGGCGCGGCGGCGGCCGTGCGGGAGAAGGGGTTGAAGAACAAGGTCGTGGTGGGTGGCAGCGCGATCCCCTCCTCAGCCGTCACCTACCTGACTGACGGGTCGATGAAGTGGGCACAGCTGTGGGATCCGGCCGACGCCGGGTTTGCCATGGTCTACATCGCCAAGCAGATGATTGACGGTAAGAAGATCACCGCTGGCATGCAGATCCCGGGGATCGGCACCACTGCCATCAAGGGGAAGGTCATCAGCGCCAGCAAGATCCTGCTCATGCGGACCGCCGAAGACGCCAAGAAGGCAGGGTTCTAA